The following is a genomic window from Candidatus Binatia bacterium.
AGGAAGTCGACCTGCACGATTGCGTGATCGTGCCGGGCTTTGTGGACGCGCACGCGCACCCGCTCTATGCCGGCGATCGCGAGCCCGACTTCGCAGCGCGTTCGAAGGGCGAGCCGCCGCCGCTGGGGATGCTGCATACGATCGAGCGAACGCGAGAGGCGCTGCTTGATCCGGCGGCGTTCTACGACGAGACGATTCGGCCGCGCCTGCGGACGATGCTCGCGCACGGCACGACGACGCTCGAGACAAAAACGGGTTACGCGCTCCACAAGCCCGGTGAGGCGGCGCTGCTCGACATCGTCGCCGCACACAGCGACGACCCGGACGTTCCGCGCCTGATCGCGACGTTTCTCGGGGCGCACGCGCTGCCGCCCGAGTTCACGAACGAGGCGGCGTTCGTGGATTATCTCATCGATCAGGTGATTCCGGCGGCAGCCGCTCATCGGGCGGTCTACGCCGATGCCTTCTGCGAACCGGGTTTCTTCTCGCCCGAGCAGACCCGCAGATATCTCGACGCGGCGCGCTTGCACGGGATGCGCCTGCGGGTCCACTGCGACGAGATGGCCTACGGCGGCGCGGCGACGATGGCGGCGCAGCTCGACGTAGACGCCGTGGATCACTGCAACTTCATCGGCGACGCCGACGTCGCGGAGATCGCACGGCGCGGCGTCGTCACCGTCGCCTGCCCCGCGACGATTGCCTACCTCGATCTCCCGCGGCGCGCGCCGGTGCGCGCCCTGCTCGAAGCGGGCGGTTCGGTCGCGCTGGCCAGCGATTACAATCCCGGCACGTCGCCGTGCTTCAACCTGCAGACGGTTGCGTTCTTCGGCCGGCAGCTCTTCGGAGTGAGCGCCGCCGAGGCGCTCTACGGCGTGACGCGCGCCGCGGCGCACTCGCTTCGAACCGACGCCGGAAGAATTCGCCCGGGCGCCCGCGCGGACTTCGTCGCGCTGCGGATCGAATCGCCCGACGAGTTCGGATGGCAGTTCGGCGGCAACCTCGCCGCCGCCGTCTTCAAAAACGGCACGCCTGTCGACAGTGTCATGCTGAGCTTGTCGAAGCACGAAGCATGAACGAACTCGTACGCTGCGCGCGCGCGATCGTTTCGGGCGAGTTGCGCGAGGATTACGCCTTCGTCGTGCGCGACGGCGCGATCGCCGTGGCGGGCGACTTCCTCACGGTGCGCGACGGCGCGCGCGACCTCGGGGCGCGCACCTTTCCGAGCGACCGGCTCGTGGTGCCTGGATTTATTAACGGACATAGCCACGCGTATCAGATCCTGCTGCGCGGCTGGGCCGACGACTGGCCATTCGCGAAGTGGCGCAGCGAGGCGCTCTATCGCATCGTTCCACGGCTGACGCCCGAGGACGTGTACTGGACCTTCGTTGCGGCCTTCTCCGAGATGCTGGCCGCCGGCATCACGACGGTTGCGGAGTTCTTCTATCTCAACGGCGCGGGCAACGAGCACGCCGAAGCGGCGATCCGCGCGGCGCGCGACACCGGCATCTCGATCGTTCTCGCGCGAACCTGGATGGACGCGGCGTATGCGCCGCCGGAGTTTCGCGAGGACGCGGAGACGGCGGCGCGCCGCACCGCCGAGCTGATGGAGCGCTACCCCGATGCAAACGTCTGCGTCGCGCCCCACTCGCTGCACGCGGCGTCGCGCGAGATGATCCGCGCTGCGGCGGAGTTCTCGCGCTCGCGCGACTGCATGCTCCACGTCCACGTCGCCGAGGCGCCGTACGAAGGCGAGGAGACCGTTCGTCGGTTCGGCACGACGCCGGTGCGGCTGCTCGACGAGCTCGGAGCGCTCAACGAGCGCACGGTCGCGATCCATGCGATTTATCTGACTGAGGAGGAACGAGAGTTGCTCGCACGCAGGGGCGCGCGCGTCGTGCACAACCCGATGACCAATCAATACCTCGGCGACGGGATCTGCGACGTGCAGCGGCTCTCGGCCCTCGGCGTACCGATCGGGCTCGGAACCGATGCCGACGTGCGCCCCTCGCTGATCGACGAGATGCGCGCGGCCGCGCTGCTGCAGAAGACGCTCCACCTCGACGGCGCGGCGCTGAGCGCGGGGCAAGCCTTCGCGCTTGGCACATCGCAGGGAGCGCGCGTGCTGCGCGTGCGCGGCGGCGACCTCGTCGAAGGCGCGCCGGCCGACTACGTCGTGCTCGATGCGTCGAAGGTCGATCCGTGGTCGCCGCCGCTCAACGCGCTCGTCTATCGCGGCGAGGACGCATGGGTACAGGCGACGTTCGCCGGCGGCCGGCGAGTCTACGTGGGCGAGCCCTCACCGCTCGCGCGCACGGCGACGGAGAAGACCGCCGCAATCGCGTCGCGAACCCGCGCCGCATGAAGAGAAGCATCCTCGCGCTCGCCGCACTCCTCGCCGTTGCGCTCGTCGTACCGGCCGGCTGCGGCGGAAGTAAATCGAACAACGCCGGCTCGTCGAGTGCAGGCTCGGCAAACGCCGCGGCATCGTCGCAGCCTGAGTCGGCGGCGACCGCCGCCGGCATCCCGAACTGCGGAGCCGTCAAAGCCGTCTGGGTCAACCTCAGCACCAAGGTCTACCACGAGCCGGGCGATCAGTATTACGGAAAGACGAAGCACGGCGAGTACCTCTGCCCGTCGCAGGCGACGGCGCAGGGCTTCCATCGCGCCGGCGGCGGCGAGCAGACCGGCCAGACTCGGAAGAAGGGCTCGAACTCCTCGCCGTAGCCCAAGCAGGCGAGTGCGTGCAAGCACTTGCATTCAGCGTTTGCGCGTGCTAGACTCCGTGCAAGTACCCACTTGCACGAACGGAAGGCATGACGCAAAGACGCACTCGCCGGTCCGCGCTCTCCCTCCTGAGCCTCGCAGCGCTCGGGGCGACGCTCGGCGTCGGCGCGGGCGAAGGCGCTCCGGCGCCGCTCAATCCCCGCGCGATCATCGAACGGATGAGCGACCGCAATCCGACGCTGCGATCGTATAAAGCGCGCGTCCACGTCGACGTGCGGATGCTCAACTTTCCATATCTCGCGCCGAAGCTCGACGGCACGTCCTACTATAAGCGCCCCGATCTCTTTCTCGTCGTCTTCGACCGCGTTCCGTTCTACGCGCGGGGCTTTCAGCGCATCTTCAACGACATCGGCAGCCCGCGCGCATGGGTCAAGGACGAGAACGTCTCCGTCAACGGGATCGCATACCTCGACGGCCGCGAGACGATCGTCCTTCGCTTGACGAAGAAGATCCACAGCGACATCCTCGATCACACGCTCGCGTACGTCGACCCCTCCGACTACTCGCTGGTGCGGATGGAGTGGTACTATACCAGCGGCGGAGTGATCGCGATGACGCAGACGTATCGAACGCAGGGGATGTACTCGTTCGTCGTACAGCAGCACGCGACGATCGACATTCCGCATGTTCGCGCGGTCGCCGATTCCTCGTACGGCACGTACGAGACGAACGTGCCCGTTGACGGCGCGGGGAGCGCGGCGCAGTGATCGAGACTCGCAAGACAATCGAAGGCCGCTCCGCCTCGCCGGAAGAGACGCGGGAGCGAATCCTCGTCGCGGCGCGCGAGGTCATCGGCCGCAAGGGCAAGCGCGGCGCAACGACGCGCGAGATCGCCGACGTCGCCGGCGTCAACGAGGCGACGCTCTTCCGCCACTTCGGGACGAAAGAGGCGCTCCTCGTCGCCTGTGCCCGCCACTTCTGCGGATACGTCGAACTGGCCGGCGTCGCCGCCCAGCTCACCGGCGATCTTTCGGAGGATCTCCTCGCGCTGGCGCGTTTAATGTTCGCGCGCTTCGAGGCGCTCGGCGACATGATCCGCTGGTCGCTCGTCGAGCAGGAGTACGATCACAACGTCTTCGCCGAGACGACGTGGCGGCCGCAGTTGGCGATCCTCGGAGTGCTCACGGAGTTCATGCAGCGGCGGATCGAAGGCGGCGAGTTGCGCGGCGAGCCGCAGAACCTCGCGATGGTCTTCTTGGGCCTCGTCTTCATGCACGCGCTCGGCAGCAAGAAGTTTCCCGACTCGCAGCTCCATCGGGGCGAGCCCGACGAGGCGCTGCGATGCTACATCGACGTTTTTCTCAATGGAGTACGGCAACGGTAATGGATACGAGCGAAGTAAGTCCCGGTAGGGCGATAGACGTGGAAGAGGTGCGCTCCGGACCGCGGAGGCGCGTCTTCGTCATCGGCGGCATCGCGATCGTCGTCGTGTTGCTGCTCGCTTGGGGCATCCCGTGGCTGACGTATGCGCTCTCGCATGAGGGCACCGACGACGCGCACGTCGCCGCGGACGAGGTCGCGGTGACCAGCAAGATCCCCGAGCGCATCGAACGCATCTTGGTCGACACGAATCAGCCGGTGCGGCGCGGCCAGCTGCTCATCGTCCTCGAAAACAAAGACGAAGAGGCGAAGCTGCGGCAGGCGCAGGCGCAATACGATTTGGCGCTCGCCAATCAACGCACGAACACGCAGCAGGGGCAGGGCGGCGTCTCGCAGGCAGGCGGTCAGATCGTCAGCGCCCAGGCGCAGGTTCCGGTGGCGCAGGCCGCGGTCGCACAGGCTGCCGCCCAGCTCCACGCCGCACAGGCGCAAGTGCCGGCGGCCCAACAGGCGTATAACAAGGCGCAGGCCGATTACGCCCGCGTCAACTCGCTCGTCGCCACCGGCGACGTCGCGTCGCAACAACTCGATGCGGTGCGCGCGCAGAGCGCGGGAGCGGCCGCGCAACTGCGCGCCGCGCAGGACCAAGTCAGCGTCGCGCAGGCAAACCTTTCGGCGGCGCAGGATCGCGTCTCCGCGGCCGATGCGGGCGTCACCGCCGCGGCCGGCGCGGTAACGACCGCGCAAGGCAAACTCTCGCAAGCCTCGGATCCGAGCCAGGTGGAGGCGGCCGCCGCGCAGCTCTACCTCGCCAAGCAGAATCTGAACTATACGCGGATCTACGCTTCTACCGACGGGTACGTCGGGCAGAAGAGCGCCGAGGTGGGCCAGACGATCGGCGCGGGGATCACCTTGATGACGATCGTTCCGCACAAGATCTACATCACCGCGAACTACAAGGAGACGCAGGTTGGACGGATGCGCGTCGGCCAGCCCGTCGACATCCGCGTCGACGCCTATCACGGCGTCCTCTTTCACGGTCATCTCTCGTCGATCAACCCGGCATCGGAGAACACCTACGCGCTCGTGCCCGCGCAGAACGCGAGCGGAAACTTCGTCAAGGTGACGCAACGGATCCCAGTCAGGATCGACGTGGACGACGAGCGCGCCGACATGCCGCTGCGCCCGGGCATGAGCGTCGAGACCTACGTTAAAGTAAAGTAACGCGTCGTGCGCAGCACCTACGAGAGCCCGGTCGTCGAGCACGGCCTGCGCAGGGCCATCGTCAGCATTGCGGTGATCACCGCGACGCTGCTCGAGATCATCGACGTCACGATCGTCAACGTCTCGCTGCCGAACATTCAAGGCAACTTCGGCGTCGGCGTCGATCTCGGCGCGTGGGTCGTGACCGCGTACCTCATCGCCAACGTCGTCGTGATTCCGCTCAACCCGTGGTTCGCCGCGCGTTTCGGTCGGCGCCAATACTTCTTTACCTCGATCGTCATCTTCACGATCGCGTCGCTGATGTGCGGCCTCTCGAACAGCTTCGGCCAACTCGTCTTCTGGCGCTTGATTCAGGGGCTGGGCGGGGGCGGATTGATCGCGACCTCGCAGGCGATTCTGCGCGATACGTACGGCATCAAGGAACAAGGGAAGGCCCAGGGCATCTTCGCGATGGGCGTCATCGTCGGGCCGGCGCTCGGACCGGTGATCGGCGGCTGGATCACCGACAATTGGAACTGGCACTGGATTTTTTTCATCAACATTCCGATCGGGATCATCGCCGCAACCTTGATCTGGAACTTCTTGCGCAACCCGGTGGAGGGACGCTACAGCAAGCTCGACTGGATCGGCCTCGTCCTGCTCTGCGTCGGGCTCGGCTCGATGCAGTTCGTCCTCGAGAACGGGCAGCAGTACGACTGGTTCGACGACGACCGAATTCGCTTATTCACGCTCCTATCGGTCGCCGGCCTGGCCGCGTTCGTCTGGTGGACGTTGCGCTCGGCGATTCCCGTCGTGGACCTTCGCGTGCTCAAACTGCGCCAGGTCGCGGCGGGCAGCATCCTCGGCGCGGTGCTCGGCGTCAGCCTCTACGGCTCGATCATCATCTTGCCGCAGTATCTGATCAACTCGCTCGGGTTCACGGCGACGCTCTCGGGAGCGACGGTCATGATTCGCGCCGGCGCCGTGCTGCTCTTCACGCCGGTGACGGCGATCATGACGCAGCGCGGTCTCATCGACCCGCGCCTCTCCGCGGCGATCGGCTTTTGCCTGCTGGCCCTCTCGAACTGGATGCTCGCGAACATCACGACGCCGCAGTCGGATTTTCACGCGTTGGTGCTGCCGCTCATCGTCAGCGGCATGGGTCTATCGCAGATCTTCGTGCCGCTCTCCGTCGCCGTGATCGGCAGCGTCCCCGACAAGGACGTGCCGGCGACCGCAGCGTTCTTCAACCTCTCGCGGCAGATCGGCGGAAGCGTCGCGGCTGCGATCTTGATCACGCTGCTCGTGCGCGGCTTTACGATTCATCAAACCGAGCTTGCCGCGACGCAGTCGCTCGACCGGCTGCCGACGGCGCAGTACGTCATGTCGACCGGCGGCATCAATAATCGCGCCTCGATGGATCAACTGCGAATCCTCGTCTCGGCGCAGTCGGCGGTGCAATCGTATGCCGACACCTCGCGCTGGGTAGCGGTGATCACGATCGCGCTCGCGCCTTTGGTTCTCTTATTGCGACGGCCGCGCATCGGCGTGGTCATGGGAGAGTAGACATGCTCAAGACTCGTGGGTTCTCGGCGATCCTCGCCGCGGCGGCGCTGGCCGCCGCGGTGCTGCCGGTGCAGCGCATCTCGGCGGCGCCTAACGAAGGGCAGCCGGCCGGCGCGACGATTCCGACGGCGCTCCCCACGCTCGTGCTTCCCGCGCTGCCGAGCGTCGCGCCGGGCTATCGCGCGCCGCAAGTCGAGCCGAGCGCGGCGCGGATCGTCGGCGTCACGCAGCAGCCCTTCGTCGGCATCTCGCTCCAAGATGCGATTACGATGGCGCTGCTCAAGAATCCGAACCTCGCGATCTCGGCGTCGAACTTCAAGGTCGCGCGCTACCAGATCGTCGAGGCGAAGGGCCAGTTCGACGTGCAGCTGCACCTCGAGCCGACGTCGAGCTTTTCCGTCAACCCACCGGTGAACTTCCTCGAAGCCGGACCCGGTCTGGGAGGCATCTACACGCCCGGACCAGTCCCTACGACCGGCCCCGGCAACATCGTGCAGAATCAGTCGACGTTCCAGTACGGAGCCGGCGGCCAGACCGTGAGCGGCACGACCTATCAGGCCGGCATCCAGCAGAGCCGCACCTACAACAACACGGTCTTCGACGCGTATAATCCCTACTATCTCGCAACGTTGAACCTGGCCGTGACGCAGCCGCTGCTCAAGAACCTCGGCATGAACGCGGCGAAGCGCCGCCTCAAGCTCGCCGTGGTCAACGCCGACGCGGACTCCGCGCAGGCGCTCATCGATACCTCGAACACGATATCCGAGGTCGACGACACCTACTGGAACCTCGTCGCCGCCTGGCGCAACGTCGCGATTCAAGAGGACGCGCTCAAAGAGGCGGTCGAGCAGCAGCAGAGCAACGTACGCCTCGCCAAGCGCGGCGCTGCGGCGCCGATCGACGCGATCGAATCGGAGACGCAGGTCGCGAACTTCCAAGACGCCGTCTACTCGGCATTTCAGAACGTCTCGCTCTTGCAGAATCAGCTCAAGAGCCTCGTCGTCTCGGATGCCGGCGATCCGATCTGGCGCGCGAACCTCGTGCCGACCTCGTCGGTGCAAGCGTTGCCGACCGCGTCGGATCTCGCGACGATCGTCGCAGAGGGCGAGCGCAATCGTCCCGAGGTTCGTCAGGCCGAGGACAAGCGGCTCGAGGCCGACCTCGACCGCGCCTACGCCAAGAGCGAATCGCTGCCGCAGGCCGACGTGCAGGTGCAGTATCTCAGCAACGGCTTCGCCGGAATTCTCGCGCCGACGCCGGCCTTCTTGAGCAACGTCTGCACGTCGCAAGGCCTTCCGGCCTGTCCGACGCCGCCGCCGGAGACGCAAGGAAAGATGGCCTTCGCATATCACAACATGTGGGCGGCCTACTTCCCGACCTTCAACATTGCGTTCATCGTCGGCTATCCCATACAGGGCAATCTCGCGCGCGGCAT
Proteins encoded in this region:
- a CDS encoding amidohydrolase family protein, translated to MAPLIVRAKTIVTCDTDAPQCGIDFNALGRIDDARLVIEDGTFAAVGAASGVAPSGVEARNAEEVDLHDCVIVPGFVDAHAHPLYAGDREPDFAARSKGEPPPLGMLHTIERTREALLDPAAFYDETIRPRLRTMLAHGTTTLETKTGYALHKPGEAALLDIVAAHSDDPDVPRLIATFLGAHALPPEFTNEAAFVDYLIDQVIPAAAAHRAVYADAFCEPGFFSPEQTRRYLDAARLHGMRLRVHCDEMAYGGAATMAAQLDVDAVDHCNFIGDADVAEIARRGVVTVACPATIAYLDLPRRAPVRALLEAGGSVALASDYNPGTSPCFNLQTVAFFGRQLFGVSAAEALYGVTRAAAHSLRTDAGRIRPGARADFVALRIESPDEFGWQFGGNLAAAVFKNGTPVDSVMLSLSKHEA
- a CDS encoding amidohydrolase family protein; amino-acid sequence: MNELVRCARAIVSGELREDYAFVVRDGAIAVAGDFLTVRDGARDLGARTFPSDRLVVPGFINGHSHAYQILLRGWADDWPFAKWRSEALYRIVPRLTPEDVYWTFVAAFSEMLAAGITTVAEFFYLNGAGNEHAEAAIRAARDTGISIVLARTWMDAAYAPPEFREDAETAARRTAELMERYPDANVCVAPHSLHAASREMIRAAAEFSRSRDCMLHVHVAEAPYEGEETVRRFGTTPVRLLDELGALNERTVAIHAIYLTEEERELLARRGARVVHNPMTNQYLGDGICDVQRLSALGVPIGLGTDADVRPSLIDEMRAAALLQKTLHLDGAALSAGQAFALGTSQGARVLRVRGGDLVEGAPADYVVLDASKVDPWSPPLNALVYRGEDAWVQATFAGGRRVYVGEPSPLARTATEKTAAIASRTRAA
- a CDS encoding TetR/AcrR family transcriptional regulator, coding for MIETRKTIEGRSASPEETRERILVAAREVIGRKGKRGATTREIADVAGVNEATLFRHFGTKEALLVACARHFCGYVELAGVAAQLTGDLSEDLLALARLMFARFEALGDMIRWSLVEQEYDHNVFAETTWRPQLAILGVLTEFMQRRIEGGELRGEPQNLAMVFLGLVFMHALGSKKFPDSQLHRGEPDEALRCYIDVFLNGVRQR
- a CDS encoding HlyD family secretion protein yields the protein MRSGPRRRVFVIGGIAIVVVLLLAWGIPWLTYALSHEGTDDAHVAADEVAVTSKIPERIERILVDTNQPVRRGQLLIVLENKDEEAKLRQAQAQYDLALANQRTNTQQGQGGVSQAGGQIVSAQAQVPVAQAAVAQAAAQLHAAQAQVPAAQQAYNKAQADYARVNSLVATGDVASQQLDAVRAQSAGAAAQLRAAQDQVSVAQANLSAAQDRVSAADAGVTAAAGAVTTAQGKLSQASDPSQVEAAAAQLYLAKQNLNYTRIYASTDGYVGQKSAEVGQTIGAGITLMTIVPHKIYITANYKETQVGRMRVGQPVDIRVDAYHGVLFHGHLSSINPASENTYALVPAQNASGNFVKVTQRIPVRIDVDDERADMPLRPGMSVETYVKVK
- a CDS encoding DHA2 family efflux MFS transporter permease subunit, which translates into the protein MRSTYESPVVEHGLRRAIVSIAVITATLLEIIDVTIVNVSLPNIQGNFGVGVDLGAWVVTAYLIANVVVIPLNPWFAARFGRRQYFFTSIVIFTIASLMCGLSNSFGQLVFWRLIQGLGGGGLIATSQAILRDTYGIKEQGKAQGIFAMGVIVGPALGPVIGGWITDNWNWHWIFFINIPIGIIAATLIWNFLRNPVEGRYSKLDWIGLVLLCVGLGSMQFVLENGQQYDWFDDDRIRLFTLLSVAGLAAFVWWTLRSAIPVVDLRVLKLRQVAAGSILGAVLGVSLYGSIIILPQYLINSLGFTATLSGATVMIRAGAVLLFTPVTAIMTQRGLIDPRLSAAIGFCLLALSNWMLANITTPQSDFHALVLPLIVSGMGLSQIFVPLSVAVIGSVPDKDVPATAAFFNLSRQIGGSVAAAILITLLVRGFTIHQTELAATQSLDRLPTAQYVMSTGGINNRASMDQLRILVSAQSAVQSYADTSRWVAVITIALAPLVLLLRRPRIGVVMGE
- a CDS encoding TolC family protein, with translation MLKTRGFSAILAAAALAAAVLPVQRISAAPNEGQPAGATIPTALPTLVLPALPSVAPGYRAPQVEPSAARIVGVTQQPFVGISLQDAITMALLKNPNLAISASNFKVARYQIVEAKGQFDVQLHLEPTSSFSVNPPVNFLEAGPGLGGIYTPGPVPTTGPGNIVQNQSTFQYGAGGQTVSGTTYQAGIQQSRTYNNTVFDAYNPYYLATLNLAVTQPLLKNLGMNAAKRRLKLAVVNADADSAQALIDTSNTISEVDDTYWNLVAAWRNVAIQEDALKEAVEQQQSNVRLAKRGAAAPIDAIESETQVANFQDAVYSAFQNVSLLQNQLKSLVVSDAGDPIWRANLVPTSSVQALPTASDLATIVAEGERNRPEVRQAEDKRLEADLDRAYAKSESLPQADVQVQYLSNGFAGILAPTPAFLSNVCTSQGLPACPTPPPETQGKMAFAYHNMWAAYFPTFNIAFIVGYPIQGNLARGMRGVASEEARQAKILMQGVAERIGAEARNALQSYQSSLSRLAAAKKSRESADAVYASEVRKFHAGASTTFLVLQRQVQLEQARGLELQAQTDLNKSVVELQRVDGSILSTNGVNLQTIGTEALAR